In the Oncorhynchus nerka isolate Pitt River linkage group LG2, Oner_Uvic_2.0, whole genome shotgun sequence genome, one interval contains:
- the nicn1 gene encoding nicolin-1: MSVNTVPCTVKPTVTLQIGDAETDSSRPGVYVIDVTLPIGQTVNIQEISFKNYYTAYVSVRLLRRDGEGAAKWATCLRNHCLMPSPHTEEGSQDYCSVYRQQMLIEPDNVTSVRLILRQPSSAWLNFSVEDIKIHPCLNEDSEWDIPDWLSDLTQVDQLCDLQGLPDPQTVSCSIQQMWALTEVMQTNQTTASIGRFDVDGCYDINLLSFT; this comes from the exons ATGAGTGTCAACACCGTCCCTTGTACCGTGAAGCCTACTGTCACCTTGCAGATTGGAGATGCTGAGACTGATTCATCTCGTCCCGGTGTCTATGTCATAGACGTTACACTTCCTATAGGACAGACTGTCAAC ATCCAGGAGATCTCTTTTAAGAACTACTACACAGCATACGTGTCTGTGCGTCTactgaggagagatggggagggggctgCTAAATGGGCCACATGTCTGAGGAACCACTGTCTGATGCCCAGCCCACATACTGAAGAGGGTTCACAAGACTACTGCTCTGTCTACCGGCAacag ATGCTGATTGAACCAGACAATGTGACTTCAGTGAGACTGATCCTACGACAGCCGTCATCAGCCTGGCTGAATTTCAGCGTGGAGGACATCAAAATACACCCCTGTTTAAACGAG GATTCAGAGTGGGACATTCCTGATTGGTTGTCAGACCTCACACAGGTGGACCAACTGTGTGATTTACAG GGTCTTCCAGATCCTCAGACGGTATCTTGCAGTATTCAGCAGATGTGGGCGTTAACAGAGGTCATGCAGACCAACCAGACCACTGCTTCCATAGGCCGCTTCGAT GTTGATGGCTGCTACGATATCAACTTGTTGTCCTTCACTTAA